Proteins encoded together in one Penaeus vannamei isolate JL-2024 chromosome 11, ASM4276789v1, whole genome shotgun sequence window:
- the LOC138863227 gene encoding putative uncharacterized protein DDB_G0287113 has protein sequence MEIALMEKTSRSCCPMLGALGRVGPRWVMSQKFLNVAETLPPLSPSDSDPIALAEPEEETQEVTQEAEEETQEVAQESEEDPVAQEAEEETQEGTQEPEKETQDVAQEAENEIQEVPQEAEEEIQEVAKESEEETQEPEEETQEVAQEPEEETQEVTQEPKEETQEVAQEPEKEKVAKEPEEETVPQEPEEEP, from the exons ATGGAAATTGCCCTGATGGAGAAAACAAGTCGTTCCTGTTG TCCGATGCTCGGAGCACTCGGCCGTGTTGGCCCTCGATGGGTGATGTCGCAGAAATTTTTAAATGTTGCCGAGACCCTTCCTCCGCTGTCGCCttcagatag tgaccctattgccttggctgag cccgaggaggagacacaggaagtcacccaagaggccgaggaggagacccaggaagtcgcccaagagtccgAGGAGGATccagtcgcccaagaggccgaggaggagacccaggaaggtacccaagagcccgagaaggagacccaggatgtcgcccaagaggccgagaatgAGATCcaagaagtcccccaagaggccgaggaggagattcaggaagtcgccaaagagtccgaggaggagacccaggaa cccgaggaggagacccaggaagtcgcccaagaacccgaggaggagacccaggaagttacccAAGAGCCCAaggaggaaacccaggaagtcgcccaagagcccgagaaggagaaagtcgccaaagagcccgaggaggagacagtcccccaagagcccgaggaggagcccTAG